A portion of the Streptosporangiales bacterium genome contains these proteins:
- a CDS encoding alpha/beta fold hydrolase, with protein MTTTDTTPVISEEAIDVWDGKLTIRVKVAGAGPPLLYLHPAAGLAWDPFLSHLSERYTVYAPEFPGTSVGDPYAVHAIDELSDIVLAYEEVVRRLGLDKPVVVGQSFGGMLAAELVAHFPGLSEQLVLLDPIGLWREDTPVANWVATPPEQLPALLFHDPAGEAAQAMLAMPEDEEQRVAATAGMVWAFGSTAKFMWPIPDKGLRNRLHRITASTLIVWGRQDSLIDVSYAGEFAELIADGKVAVIDNCGHIPQVEQLEQTAAVIDGFLS; from the coding sequence GTCTGGGACGGCAAGCTGACCATCCGCGTCAAGGTGGCAGGAGCCGGGCCCCCACTGCTGTACCTGCACCCGGCGGCCGGCCTGGCGTGGGACCCGTTCCTGTCGCACCTGTCCGAGCGCTACACCGTCTACGCCCCGGAGTTCCCCGGTACCAGCGTCGGCGACCCCTACGCCGTGCACGCCATCGACGAGCTCTCCGACATCGTGCTCGCCTACGAGGAGGTCGTCCGGCGGCTCGGGCTGGACAAGCCCGTCGTGGTCGGGCAATCCTTCGGCGGCATGCTCGCCGCCGAGCTGGTGGCGCACTTCCCCGGCCTGTCCGAACAGCTCGTGCTGCTCGACCCGATCGGGCTCTGGCGCGAGGACACCCCGGTCGCGAACTGGGTCGCCACCCCGCCCGAGCAGCTGCCCGCGCTGCTGTTCCACGACCCCGCGGGTGAAGCGGCGCAGGCCATGCTCGCCATGCCCGAGGACGAGGAGCAGCGGGTCGCCGCGACCGCAGGCATGGTGTGGGCGTTCGGCAGCACCGCCAAGTTCATGTGGCCGATCCCCGACAAGGGCCTGCGTAACCGGCTGCACCGCATCACCGCGAGCACGCTGATCGTATGGGGCCGACAGGACAGCCTCATCGACGTCTCCTACGCCGGCGAGTTCGCCGAGCTCATCGCCGACGGCAAGGTCGCGGTGATCGACAACTGCGGCCACATCCCGCAGGTCGAGCAGCTCGAACAGACCGCCGCCGTCATCGACGGATTCCTCAGCTGA
- the catA gene encoding catechol 1,2-dioxygenase, producing MTTEMHAPTAAGSGTAATEAFRASVDRTVASDRQRIDAFARDILHRIHDAIREHGMTYPEFQAAKQWLVDVGEAGEWPLFLDVFVEHVVEEVATEVRHGSKGTIQGPYYLPSQTSIVGPGALPMREDEKGDPLVFTGTVRDTNGIPLPAATLDIWHADADGYYSGFAPGIPDGNLRAVVTADAEGRFEIHTVRPAPYEIPKDGPTGALIAAAGWHAWRPAHLHLLVTVPGHQRLTTQLYFSGGEWLDSDVAEAVKPELVLDPHTDADGTLHASYDFVLDPVR from the coding sequence ATGACCACCGAGATGCACGCCCCCACCGCCGCGGGTTCCGGCACGGCCGCGACCGAGGCATTCCGCGCCAGCGTGGACCGTACCGTCGCCTCCGACCGGCAGCGGATCGACGCCTTCGCCCGCGACATCCTGCACCGCATCCACGATGCGATCCGCGAACATGGCATGACCTACCCCGAGTTCCAGGCGGCCAAGCAGTGGCTCGTCGACGTCGGCGAGGCCGGCGAGTGGCCGCTGTTCCTGGACGTGTTCGTCGAGCACGTCGTCGAGGAGGTCGCCACCGAGGTCCGGCACGGCTCCAAGGGCACCATTCAGGGCCCGTACTACCTGCCCAGCCAGACGTCGATCGTCGGCCCCGGCGCGCTGCCGATGCGCGAGGACGAGAAGGGCGACCCGCTGGTGTTCACCGGCACCGTCCGCGACACCAACGGCATACCGCTGCCCGCCGCCACCCTGGACATCTGGCACGCCGACGCCGACGGGTACTACTCGGGGTTCGCGCCCGGCATACCGGACGGCAACCTGCGGGCCGTCGTGACCGCGGACGCCGAGGGCCGCTTCGAGATCCACACCGTGCGGCCCGCGCCGTACGAGATCCCGAAGGATGGGCCGACCGGGGCGCTGATCGCCGCCGCGGGCTGGCACGCCTGGCGGCCGGCGCACCTGCACCTGTTGGTCACCGTACCCGGGCACCAGAGACTCACCACCCAGTTGTACTTCTCCGGCGGCGAGTGGCTGGACAGCGACGTCGCCGAAGCGGTCAAGCCCGAGCTGGTGCTCGACCCGCATACCGACGCCGACGGCACGCTGCACGCCAGCTACGACTTCGTCCTCGACCCCGTCCGATGA